In one window of Acanthochromis polyacanthus isolate Apoly-LR-REF ecotype Palm Island chromosome 8, KAUST_Apoly_ChrSc, whole genome shotgun sequence DNA:
- the sspn gene encoding sarcospan yields the protein MGQGQKGSSDKTEGKDKRHDFPPPEDGHKCRVCRFPLLVALLQLLLGVAVTAVAFLMLAISPSLSARETPHWAGIILCLVSILGFILYCVAYLPDERTSIQFIAKFLYFILCTVGLVISVLVIAFAGHHYSQASSFICEQAGQDCVCTLDKEDPIARTFVYEGVSDCEVITGTLTLYFLLQIMLNLAQALVCAVGAFIMWKHRYQAFFAGLQIGSPSTQQWQKV from the exons aTGGGACAGGGGCAGAAAGGTTCCTCAGACAAGACGGAGGGCAAGGACAAGAGACATGACTTCCCACCACCAGAGGACGGCCATAAGTGCAGGGTCTGTCGTTTCCCACTGCTCGTCGCcctgctccagctgctgctggggGTGGCAGTCACGGCTGTGGCCTTCCTTATGTTGGCTATCAGCCCCTCACTCTCGGCCAGGGAGACGCCACATTGGGCTGGGATCATT TTGTGTTTGGTCTCCATCCTGGGCTTCATCCTGTACTGTGTCGCCTACCTGCCCGATGAGAGGACGTCTATCCAATTCATTGCCAAG TTCCTGTACTTCATCCTGTGTACAGTCGGACTGGTCATTTCAGTGCTGGTTATTGCGTTTGCTGGACACCACTACTCACAGGCCAGCAGCTTCATCTGCGAACAGGCCGGACAAGACTGTGTGTGCACCCTGGACAAAGAAGATCCCATAGCTCGCACCTTTGTCTACGAGGGGGTCAGCGACTGTGAGGTGATCACAGGTACGCTCACACTCTACTTCCTGCTCCAGATCATGCTGAACCTGGCCCAGGCGCTCGTCTGTGCCGTGGGAGCCTTCATCATGTGGAAGCACCGCTATCAGGCGTTCTTCGCTGGCCTTCAGATCGGCTCTCCCTCCACCCAGCAGTGGCAAAAGGTTTAA
- the bhlhe41 gene encoding class E basic helix-loop-helix protein 41 isoform X1, which produces MDERIPHLQDRQFMEHADFLGVDYPSLYMCKSKRGIKREDGGKQDAYKLPHRLIEKKRRDRINECIGQLKDLLPEHLKLSTLGHLEKAVVLELTLKHLNALTAVTEQQHQKIIALQNGDRSMKSSIHADLDAFHSGFQACAKEVLQYLSQFENWTAREQRCAQLINHLHKVLAQFQPGSPPLLQHQLPAGEAQDGQKSDSQANCVPVIQRTQGGELNENDTDTDSGYGGEAEKSDGKEKECERSNAQGQKAVKIKQEFGDDRAAKKPKMSWPGNGLGGADPTRPDLAFMNSLMGISSVGQQTPICMPFYFINPSAAASYMPFFDKNNIEKYMYPAAAALASPFPWLYPAHASAAAAAAAAAAFPGLSAHFGASPQSKDSPDAEGSPEAEVGSPEDREESPASDEGEGDVGDASQDGTNSPHEQFSACQRS; this is translated from the exons ATGGATGAAAGAATACCGCATTTACAGGACAGACAGTTCATGGAGCACGCAGATTTCTTAGG GGTGGACTACCCCTCTCTCTACATGTGCAAATCCAAAAGAGGGATCAAACGAGAGGATGGTGGCAAG CAGGACGCATACAAGTTACCCCACCGGTTGatagagaagaagaggagagaccGAATCAACGAATGTATTGGCCAGCTGAAGGATCTGTTACCCGAACATCTCAAGCTTTCG ACACTCGGACACTTAGAGAAGGCAGTTGTTCTGGAGTTAACACTGAAACACTTAAACGCACTAACTGCTGTCACTGAGCAGCAGCACCAGAAGATAATTGCTTTGCAGAATG GGGACCGATCGATGAAATCTTCCATTCATGCAGATCTGGACGCGTTCCACTCCGGCTTCCAGGCCTGTGCCAAAGAGGTCCTGCAGTATCTGAGTCAGTTTGAGAACTGGACGGCACGGGAGCAGAGGTGCGCGCAGCTCATCAACCACCTTCACAAGGTTCTGGCGCAGTTCCAGCCTGGCTCGCCGCCGCTGCTCCAGCACCAGCTGCCCGCCGGAGAGGCACAGGATGGGCAGAAATCTGACAGCCAAGCGAACTGCGTCCCGGTCATCCAGAGGACCCAGGGCGGAGAGCTTAACGAGAACGACACAGACACGGACAGTGGATACGGAGGCGAGGCTGAGAAGAGCGACGGCAAAGAGAAAGAATGTGAACGCAGTAACGCGCAGGGACAAAAGGCGGTGAAGATCAAGCAAGAGTTTGGAGACGATCGGGCTGCCAAGAAACCAAAGATGAGCTGGCCTGGGAACGGGTTGGGGGGAGCAGACCCCACCAGGCCGGATCTGGCGTTTATGAACTCTCTGATGGGAATAAGCAGTGTGGGACAGCAGACACCGATTTGCATGCCTTTCTACTTCATCAACCCCTCGGCTGCAGCGTCGTATATGCCTTTTTTCGATAAAAACAACATTGAAAAGTACATGTACCCGGCGGCGGCTGCTCTTGCGTCCCCCTTCCCCTGGCTATACCCCGCACACGCCTCGGCAGCGGCTGCtgcggctgctgctgccgctttCCCCGGCTTGTCTGCGCACTTTGGAGCCTCCCCTCAGTCCAAGGACTCTCCGGATGCTGAGGGGTCACCCGAGGCCGAGGTGGGCTCACCCGAGGACCGAGAGGAAAGTCCCGCCAGTGACGAAGGAGAGGGTGACGTGGGTGACGCGTCCCAGGATGGCACCAACAGCCCACACGAGCAGTTTTCTGCCTGTCAGAGGAGCTAA
- the bhlhe41 gene encoding class E basic helix-loop-helix protein 41 isoform X2 produces MDERIPHLQDRQFMEHADFLGVDYPSLYMCKSKRGIKREDGGKDAYKLPHRLIEKKRRDRINECIGQLKDLLPEHLKLSTLGHLEKAVVLELTLKHLNALTAVTEQQHQKIIALQNGDRSMKSSIHADLDAFHSGFQACAKEVLQYLSQFENWTAREQRCAQLINHLHKVLAQFQPGSPPLLQHQLPAGEAQDGQKSDSQANCVPVIQRTQGGELNENDTDTDSGYGGEAEKSDGKEKECERSNAQGQKAVKIKQEFGDDRAAKKPKMSWPGNGLGGADPTRPDLAFMNSLMGISSVGQQTPICMPFYFINPSAAASYMPFFDKNNIEKYMYPAAAALASPFPWLYPAHASAAAAAAAAAAFPGLSAHFGASPQSKDSPDAEGSPEAEVGSPEDREESPASDEGEGDVGDASQDGTNSPHEQFSACQRS; encoded by the exons ATGGATGAAAGAATACCGCATTTACAGGACAGACAGTTCATGGAGCACGCAGATTTCTTAGG GGTGGACTACCCCTCTCTCTACATGTGCAAATCCAAAAGAGGGATCAAACGAGAGGATGGTGGCAAG GACGCATACAAGTTACCCCACCGGTTGatagagaagaagaggagagaccGAATCAACGAATGTATTGGCCAGCTGAAGGATCTGTTACCCGAACATCTCAAGCTTTCG ACACTCGGACACTTAGAGAAGGCAGTTGTTCTGGAGTTAACACTGAAACACTTAAACGCACTAACTGCTGTCACTGAGCAGCAGCACCAGAAGATAATTGCTTTGCAGAATG GGGACCGATCGATGAAATCTTCCATTCATGCAGATCTGGACGCGTTCCACTCCGGCTTCCAGGCCTGTGCCAAAGAGGTCCTGCAGTATCTGAGTCAGTTTGAGAACTGGACGGCACGGGAGCAGAGGTGCGCGCAGCTCATCAACCACCTTCACAAGGTTCTGGCGCAGTTCCAGCCTGGCTCGCCGCCGCTGCTCCAGCACCAGCTGCCCGCCGGAGAGGCACAGGATGGGCAGAAATCTGACAGCCAAGCGAACTGCGTCCCGGTCATCCAGAGGACCCAGGGCGGAGAGCTTAACGAGAACGACACAGACACGGACAGTGGATACGGAGGCGAGGCTGAGAAGAGCGACGGCAAAGAGAAAGAATGTGAACGCAGTAACGCGCAGGGACAAAAGGCGGTGAAGATCAAGCAAGAGTTTGGAGACGATCGGGCTGCCAAGAAACCAAAGATGAGCTGGCCTGGGAACGGGTTGGGGGGAGCAGACCCCACCAGGCCGGATCTGGCGTTTATGAACTCTCTGATGGGAATAAGCAGTGTGGGACAGCAGACACCGATTTGCATGCCTTTCTACTTCATCAACCCCTCGGCTGCAGCGTCGTATATGCCTTTTTTCGATAAAAACAACATTGAAAAGTACATGTACCCGGCGGCGGCTGCTCTTGCGTCCCCCTTCCCCTGGCTATACCCCGCACACGCCTCGGCAGCGGCTGCtgcggctgctgctgccgctttCCCCGGCTTGTCTGCGCACTTTGGAGCCTCCCCTCAGTCCAAGGACTCTCCGGATGCTGAGGGGTCACCCGAGGCCGAGGTGGGCTCACCCGAGGACCGAGAGGAAAGTCCCGCCAGTGACGAAGGAGAGGGTGACGTGGGTGACGCGTCCCAGGATGGCACCAACAGCCCACACGAGCAGTTTTCTGCCTGTCAGAGGAGCTAA